In Sphingobacterium thalpophilum, a genomic segment contains:
- a CDS encoding esterase-like activity of phytase family protein: MGKFRLKDNTLTLESVIELKNKDGVKLNGLPNPEGKGGSGEKALGVDGNDLGKSEDGIDSEGLARAADGSWWVSDEYGPHIVHFDASGKEIERINPWSTGKKLPLVFAKRRPNRGMEGLTLTPDGKTLVGIMQFPLYNPSKDAIKNSLAIRIVTLDIASGVTKQYVYMMERTDLQAVSEIAAVSNSTFIVLERDGEYATETTRSTVFKKIYKIDLSGATDISDANNTATGKLFDGKTVEELKDAATLAKYNIKPVNKTLVADLMTDIKELYPHDKAEGLAVINPSLIAVCNDDDFGVTGKGFYATKILPYIKTVDKNSIYFVKLKDPLK; the protein is encoded by the coding sequence ATCGGTAAATTCAGATTAAAAGACAATACGCTAACATTGGAATCTGTTATCGAATTGAAAAATAAAGATGGTGTGAAATTGAATGGTCTACCAAATCCAGAAGGGAAAGGTGGTTCTGGGGAAAAAGCATTGGGGGTTGATGGTAATGATCTAGGGAAAAGTGAGGATGGAATCGATTCAGAGGGACTAGCGAGAGCGGCGGATGGTTCTTGGTGGGTCAGTGACGAATACGGACCACATATCGTTCATTTTGACGCTTCGGGAAAGGAAATAGAGCGGATCAATCCGTGGTCTACGGGTAAAAAGTTGCCTTTGGTATTTGCCAAACGTCGTCCTAATCGTGGAATGGAAGGATTGACGCTCACACCAGATGGTAAAACACTGGTCGGAATTATGCAATTTCCACTTTATAATCCATCTAAAGATGCGATTAAAAATTCATTGGCAATCCGTATTGTTACGCTGGATATTGCGAGCGGCGTCACGAAACAATATGTCTATATGATGGAGCGTACCGATTTGCAGGCAGTAAGTGAAATCGCTGCCGTGAGCAATTCAACATTTATTGTATTGGAACGTGACGGGGAATACGCGACAGAAACAACTCGTTCTACTGTATTTAAGAAGATTTATAAAATAGATCTTTCTGGCGCAACAGATATCTCAGATGCGAATAATACGGCAACGGGGAAATTATTTGATGGTAAAACTGTGGAGGAACTCAAAGACGCGGCTACATTGGCAAAATATAATATTAAACCAGTCAATAAGACATTGGTCGCCGATTTAATGACGGATATCAAGGAATTGTATCCGCATGATAAAGCTGAGGGCCTGGCTGTCATTAATCCATCTCTGATCGCGGTATGTAATGATGATGATTTTGGGGTAACGGGAAAAGGTTTTTATGCGACGAAAATATTACCTTATATAAAGACCGTAGACAAAAACAGTATTTATTTTGTTAAACTTAAGGATCCATTGAAATAG
- a CDS encoding glutamate synthase subunit beta has product MGKITGFKEFERVLPTKEAVEGRVQHYKEFNKGYSENELNKQAARCMDCGIPFCHSGCPLGNVIPEFNDAVYDGKWEEAYQILSSTNNFPEFTGRICPAPCESACVLGIHSTPITIEEIEKHIIEIAFKKGYVKAHKSYLKTGKRVAVVGSGPAGLAAAAQLNKAGHDVVVFERDDQVGGLLRYGIPDFKLEKSVIDRRVNLLKESGIEFKVNTEVGKDISFYELKAYDAVILATGSTVPWHMQLPGHEAKGIHFAMDFLTQQNKEVSGIAIEQDRILATDKHVVVIGDGDTGSDCIGTSNRHRAKSITQIARKPTPSKQRLKNNPWPMDKLTFGTSSSQEEGCERLWATETQEFVKDEDGHIKAIKIKEVQYEVDEFGKRTRLGESEIREIPADLVLLAIGYQHTEHTLLEQLGVRVDEKGNILANDKDYQTTIDNIFTAGDCRKGQSLVVWAISEGRECARKVDEYLMGYSELESKDFLATINA; this is encoded by the coding sequence ATGGGAAAAATTACAGGTTTTAAAGAATTTGAGCGCGTGCTTCCAACAAAAGAAGCTGTTGAAGGTCGCGTACAGCACTATAAAGAATTCAATAAAGGGTATTCTGAGAACGAGCTCAATAAGCAGGCCGCGCGCTGCATGGACTGCGGTATTCCATTTTGTCATTCAGGCTGTCCACTGGGCAATGTCATCCCTGAATTTAACGATGCCGTATACGATGGAAAATGGGAAGAGGCCTATCAGATTTTGTCCTCCACCAATAACTTCCCTGAATTTACAGGTAGAATATGTCCGGCACCATGCGAATCAGCCTGTGTACTTGGTATACATAGTACTCCGATCACTATCGAGGAGATCGAAAAACATATTATCGAGATTGCTTTTAAAAAGGGTTATGTCAAAGCACATAAAAGTTATTTAAAAACAGGCAAACGCGTCGCCGTCGTGGGCTCCGGTCCAGCCGGACTAGCGGCTGCTGCTCAGCTCAATAAAGCAGGACACGATGTTGTTGTTTTCGAACGTGATGATCAGGTTGGAGGATTACTCCGCTACGGTATTCCGGATTTTAAATTAGAAAAATCGGTGATCGATCGCCGTGTCAATCTCCTGAAAGAATCGGGAATAGAATTCAAGGTTAATACAGAAGTTGGCAAAGATATCAGCTTTTATGAATTAAAAGCTTATGATGCAGTTATATTGGCAACAGGCTCTACCGTTCCATGGCACATGCAATTACCAGGGCATGAAGCTAAAGGCATACATTTTGCTATGGACTTTCTGACCCAGCAAAATAAAGAAGTAAGTGGAATTGCTATCGAACAAGACCGCATCCTGGCAACAGACAAGCATGTTGTTGTCATCGGTGATGGTGATACCGGATCAGACTGTATTGGTACATCCAATCGTCATCGTGCAAAAAGTATCACACAGATTGCCCGCAAACCTACACCTTCTAAACAACGTCTAAAGAACAATCCTTGGCCAATGGACAAGCTCACATTCGGAACCTCCTCTTCTCAGGAAGAAGGCTGTGAAAGACTTTGGGCTACAGAAACGCAAGAATTTGTTAAAGATGAAGATGGCCATATCAAAGCTATAAAAATCAAAGAGGTTCAATACGAAGTTGATGAATTTGGAAAAAGAACCCGCTTAGGAGAATCCGAGATCCGTGAAATACCAGCAGACCTCGTCTTATTGGCTATTGGTTATCAACACACTGAACATACGCTCCTAGAACAATTGGGTGTACGTGTCGATGAAAAAGGAAATATCCTTGCAAATGATAAAGACTACCAAACGACAATTGATAATATCTTCACTGCTGGAGATTGCCGTAAAGGCCAGTCGCTTGTTGTTTGGGCCATCTCTGAAGGACGCGAATGTGCTCGAAAAGTAGACGAATACTTAATGGGGTATTCAGAGCTTGAAAGCAAGGACTTCCTGGCAACAATAAATGCTTAA
- the gltB gene encoding glutamate synthase large subunit, which produces MIQQRPKTEGLYDPNFEHDACGVGFVAHIKGNKSHAQVKDALTMLENMEHRGACGCDPESGDGAGIMIQLPHEFLWEECINLGIQLEEPGYYGTGMVFLPKEEDMNKICRDLIEEAAAERGMKFLGYRPVPVNREGIGPTALSAEPEIVQFFVSRPDGVSNTEEFERKLFVLRRLIIQKVKQQQEYPLPLYFASLSCKTIIYKGQLTTYQVGTYYLDLRDPRVVSAFGLVHSRFSTNTFPSWSLAQPFRMLAHNGEINTLTGNLNWFYAGMRALSSPYFTEEEMEILLPIVDRGQSDSACLDNVAELLLHSGRSLTHVMLMLVPEAWDGNTQMDPLKRAFYEYHATLMEPWDGPAALCFTDGKHIGATLDRNGLRPLRYAVTSDDRVVVASEAGALPIEESTIIKKGRQQAGKIFLVDMEQGRILTDNEVKDQLINQQPYSDWLDNYKIKLEELEEPRVTYTYLSKDSVFKYQKTFGFSREDLETILTPMALTGYEPTGSMGSDVPLAILSDQPQHISSYFKQFFAQVTNPPIDPIRERLVMSLATFIGNAGNILIEDKKFCHCVTLPHPILTSKELEKLRSIDTGLFQAKTIQSYFRSDGKPGSLEAGLERLCRYADDAVRDGFEVLILSDRAIDSKHAAIPSLLAVSAVHHHLIKTGNRGAVGLVVEAGDAWEVHHFACLLAFGATAINPYMALASIRTMKEQNTLDTELTWPELSKNYVKAVNNGLLKIFSKMGISTLQSYHGAQIFEVLGIDKSVVDKFFCGAVSRIGGMTLDDLAKEALSKHWRGFEKSRTPQNLLPEGGIYQWKRRGEGHLWNPDTIHLLQQACRTGDYATYKKYAQKINEQKEHMFTLRGLLDFAKHRNSIPLEQVEPASEILKRFATGAMSFGSISHEAHSTLAIAMNRIGAKSNTGEGGEDELRYQPLPNGDSMRSAIKQVASARFGVTSNYLTQADELQIKMAQGAKPGEGGQLPGPKVDAWIAKTRHSTPGVGLISPPPHHDIYSIEDLAQLIFDLKNANRQARINVKLVSKAGVGTIAAGVAKAHADVILIAGFDGGTGASPISSIKHAGLPWELGLAEAHQTLVKNKLRSRVVLQADGQVKTGRDIIIATLLGAEEWGVSTAALVAGGCIMMRKCHLNTCPVGVATQDPELRKLFSGKPEDIVNLFTFLAEEVRETMAYLGFRTINEMVGRAQFLKKRENIDHWKAKKIDFTDILHVERNEPGQSLYNTEEQDHGMAMILDWGLLKQSKLALESKTPVFGTFKVKNTDRTIGTMLSNEISKLYGSEGLPDNTINFKFEGSAGQSFGAFSTKGLSFELQGEANDYVGKGLSGAQLAIYPVAESALVPEDNIIIGNVALFGATSGHLFVNGQAGERFAVRNSGATAVVEGVGDHGCEYMTGGRALILGATGRNFAAGMSGGIAWIYDINEDFRENCNQEMVDLDPLESEDETAIIALLKRHILLTNSRRADFILQNWSREKNKFIKVFPREYKNVIRQKLVEA; this is translated from the coding sequence ATGATTCAACAAAGACCGAAAACGGAGGGCCTCTACGACCCTAATTTTGAGCATGACGCCTGTGGGGTAGGCTTTGTCGCCCATATCAAAGGGAATAAATCACACGCACAAGTAAAAGATGCATTAACCATGTTGGAGAATATGGAGCACCGTGGTGCTTGTGGCTGTGACCCAGAAAGCGGTGATGGAGCGGGTATCATGATCCAGCTTCCCCATGAATTTTTATGGGAAGAATGTATCAACTTGGGTATACAATTGGAAGAGCCAGGTTATTATGGCACAGGTATGGTCTTTCTTCCAAAAGAAGAAGACATGAACAAAATATGTCGGGATTTGATTGAGGAAGCGGCAGCAGAAAGGGGTATGAAATTCCTTGGCTACCGTCCAGTACCAGTCAATCGTGAAGGTATTGGACCAACAGCGCTCAGTGCAGAACCTGAAATAGTCCAATTTTTTGTTAGCAGACCGGACGGCGTTTCAAACACTGAAGAATTTGAACGCAAACTTTTTGTACTACGTCGCCTGATCATTCAAAAAGTTAAACAACAACAAGAATACCCTCTCCCCCTTTACTTTGCATCGCTTTCTTGCAAAACAATTATTTACAAAGGTCAATTAACAACATACCAGGTCGGAACTTATTATCTTGATTTACGCGATCCTCGTGTGGTATCTGCTTTTGGCTTAGTTCACTCGCGCTTTTCCACCAATACTTTTCCTTCATGGTCCCTCGCTCAGCCATTCCGTATGCTGGCACACAATGGCGAGATCAATACATTGACAGGTAACCTGAATTGGTTTTACGCAGGTATGCGCGCTTTATCATCGCCGTATTTTACGGAAGAAGAGATGGAAATCTTACTTCCTATTGTTGACCGTGGTCAATCAGATTCTGCCTGCCTTGACAATGTAGCCGAGCTGCTTTTACATAGCGGACGTAGTCTCACCCATGTGATGTTGATGTTGGTCCCTGAGGCTTGGGATGGCAATACGCAAATGGATCCTTTAAAACGTGCTTTCTACGAATATCACGCAACCTTGATGGAGCCTTGGGATGGTCCTGCAGCACTCTGCTTCACCGATGGCAAGCATATTGGTGCTACATTAGACCGCAACGGCTTACGCCCGCTACGTTATGCCGTAACCTCAGACGACCGCGTCGTTGTTGCTTCTGAAGCAGGGGCACTTCCGATCGAGGAGTCTACCATCATCAAAAAAGGCCGTCAACAAGCAGGCAAGATTTTCCTTGTCGACATGGAACAAGGCCGTATCCTCACCGATAACGAAGTAAAAGATCAATTGATCAACCAACAGCCTTATAGTGATTGGTTGGACAACTATAAAATTAAGCTAGAAGAACTGGAAGAACCTCGTGTAACCTACACCTATCTTTCCAAAGATTCTGTTTTCAAATATCAAAAGACGTTTGGTTTCTCCCGCGAGGATCTAGAAACCATCCTGACCCCAATGGCATTGACAGGATACGAACCAACAGGCTCCATGGGGTCCGATGTTCCGCTAGCCATTCTTTCCGATCAACCACAACATATTTCAAGTTATTTTAAGCAATTTTTTGCCCAAGTAACCAACCCACCGATCGATCCGATTCGCGAACGCTTGGTCATGAGTTTAGCAACATTTATCGGTAACGCAGGCAATATCCTAATCGAAGACAAGAAATTCTGTCACTGTGTAACCTTACCGCATCCGATCCTGACCTCCAAAGAACTGGAGAAATTGCGTTCGATCGATACAGGATTGTTCCAAGCAAAAACCATCCAGTCTTACTTCCGCTCAGATGGTAAACCTGGATCATTGGAAGCCGGTCTGGAACGCTTGTGCCGCTATGCGGATGATGCTGTACGTGATGGTTTTGAAGTACTCATTCTTTCGGATCGTGCGATTGACTCCAAACATGCAGCTATACCTTCATTACTTGCTGTTTCGGCAGTCCATCACCACTTGATCAAAACAGGTAATCGTGGTGCTGTAGGCCTAGTGGTCGAAGCCGGTGATGCTTGGGAAGTACACCATTTTGCCTGCCTATTGGCATTCGGTGCCACAGCGATCAATCCTTATATGGCCTTGGCAAGTATCCGTACCATGAAGGAACAAAACACCTTGGATACCGAACTGACTTGGCCTGAACTATCCAAAAATTACGTCAAAGCCGTTAACAATGGTTTGTTGAAAATTTTCTCCAAAATGGGGATCTCCACATTGCAATCCTACCACGGTGCACAGATCTTTGAGGTACTTGGTATTGACAAGTCTGTTGTCGATAAATTCTTTTGCGGAGCTGTCTCACGTATCGGCGGTATGACCTTGGATGATCTGGCTAAAGAAGCTCTTTCAAAACATTGGCGCGGATTTGAAAAAAGCCGTACTCCACAAAATCTATTGCCAGAAGGCGGTATTTATCAATGGAAGCGTCGTGGTGAAGGCCACCTTTGGAATCCAGACACGATTCACCTATTGCAACAAGCCTGTCGCACTGGAGATTATGCGACCTATAAAAAATACGCGCAGAAAATCAATGAGCAAAAAGAACACATGTTTACCCTTCGCGGATTGTTGGACTTTGCAAAACATCGCAATTCTATTCCATTGGAGCAAGTAGAACCTGCTAGTGAAATTCTAAAACGTTTCGCAACCGGTGCGATGTCTTTTGGATCAATTTCCCACGAAGCGCATAGCACCCTTGCCATCGCCATGAACCGCATCGGCGCAAAATCGAACACCGGTGAAGGCGGCGAAGATGAATTGCGTTATCAACCGCTTCCAAATGGAGATTCTATGCGCTCGGCAATAAAACAGGTTGCCTCGGCTCGTTTTGGTGTTACTTCCAACTATCTGACACAAGCAGACGAACTACAAATCAAAATGGCGCAAGGTGCCAAACCGGGAGAAGGAGGTCAATTACCCGGCCCCAAAGTGGATGCCTGGATTGCAAAAACCAGACACTCTACACCGGGTGTCGGTCTAATTTCACCACCACCCCATCACGATATTTACTCCATCGAAGATTTAGCGCAGCTGATCTTTGACCTAAAGAATGCTAACCGTCAAGCAAGAATCAACGTAAAGTTGGTCTCTAAAGCGGGTGTTGGTACCATTGCTGCCGGAGTGGCGAAGGCCCATGCCGACGTGATTCTTATCGCAGGTTTTGATGGTGGTACAGGTGCATCCCCGATCAGTTCAATCAAACACGCTGGATTGCCTTGGGAATTAGGGCTTGCAGAAGCGCATCAGACACTTGTTAAAAACAAATTGCGCAGTCGCGTTGTGTTGCAGGCGGACGGTCAGGTAAAAACAGGTCGTGACATCATCATCGCCACACTATTGGGCGCTGAGGAATGGGGCGTATCTACAGCAGCATTGGTTGCCGGTGGCTGTATCATGATGCGTAAATGCCACTTGAATACATGCCCTGTGGGTGTTGCAACGCAAGATCCAGAACTGCGTAAATTATTCTCTGGAAAACCAGAAGATATTGTCAACTTATTTACCTTCCTAGCAGAGGAAGTCCGTGAAACGATGGCTTATCTTGGCTTCCGCACCATCAACGAGATGGTCGGGCGGGCTCAGTTCTTAAAGAAACGGGAAAATATAGACCATTGGAAAGCTAAGAAAATTGATTTCACAGACATTCTACATGTGGAACGCAACGAGCCTGGACAATCGTTATACAATACCGAAGAGCAGGATCACGGTATGGCCATGATTTTGGATTGGGGCTTATTAAAACAATCCAAGTTGGCTTTAGAAAGCAAAACGCCTGTATTTGGCACATTTAAAGTAAAAAACACAGACCGTACCATCGGAACCATGCTGTCCAATGAAATTTCAAAACTTTATGGTTCAGAAGGTCTTCCAGACAATACCATCAATTTCAAATTTGAAGGTTCTGCCGGACAGAGTTTTGGTGCATTTTCAACGAAAGGTCTTTCATTTGAATTACAAGGTGAAGCCAATGACTATGTTGGAAAAGGACTATCAGGAGCTCAGTTAGCCATCTATCCAGTTGCAGAAAGTGCTCTAGTACCGGAAGATAATATCATTATTGGCAACGTTGCACTATTTGGAGCAACATCTGGGCATCTATTCGTCAACGGACAGGCCGGTGAACGCTTCGCCGTACGTAACTCTGGTGCAACAGCTGTAGTTGAAGGTGTTGGTGACCATGGCTGTGAGTACATGACAGGGGGGCGTGCGCTGATCTTGGGTGCTACAGGTCGTAACTTTGCTGCCGGAATGAGCGGTGGTATTGCGTGGATCTACGACATTAATGAAGATTTCCGCGAAAACTGTAATCAGGAAATGGTCGATCTGGATCCATTGGAAAGTGAAGACGAAACCGCAATTATCGCCTTACTGAAACGTCATATCTTGCTCACCAATAGCCGTAGAGCAGATTTCATACTACAAAATTGGTCAAGAGAAAAAAATAAATTCATTAAGGTATTCCCGAGAGAATACAAAAATGTCATTCGTCAAAAATTAGTTGAAGCATAA
- a CDS encoding BlaI/MecI/CopY family transcriptional regulator, whose product MEELTKKEEEVMQVIWKLNEVFVKDIIEYLDPSSSIPYNTISSIVRILEKKGYVGYKAFGKTYQYYPLISKMQYRKLSFSRVLDHYFDDSVENLLSFMVKEKKLSAEDIQKIEQLIKKQEDHE is encoded by the coding sequence ATGGAAGAATTAACAAAAAAAGAAGAGGAAGTCATGCAGGTGATCTGGAAACTCAACGAGGTCTTTGTCAAAGATATTATTGAGTATCTGGATCCAAGCAGTTCAATTCCTTATAATACAATCTCCTCGATTGTAAGAATATTGGAAAAGAAAGGGTATGTAGGTTATAAGGCCTTCGGAAAAACTTACCAATATTATCCTTTGATTTCAAAGATGCAATACCGGAAATTATCATTCTCGAGAGTGCTCGATCATTATTTTGATGATTCGGTAGAGAATTTACTCTCTTTTATGGTAAAAGAAAAGAAGCTTTCGGCGGAGGATATTCAGAAAATAGAACAACTCATCAAAAAACAAGAAGATCATGAATAG
- a CDS encoding N-acetylmuramoyl-L-alanine amidase, producing the protein MNSLLYYLFEVNCSLVIGAVLYFLVFRQLSFFQWNRYFILGLCLLSLLLPFGTVRLGELFLPSASPALAFGQSNTLTHSIGTASGLVSEVEMADSFWHSFSIGYGIAYGYLLVSFVLLCRFAFRYIRLYRRIGQLSQYKFDGFTMVAPFGHYANCSVQHVIVMEEDQLDTSEGKLIFEHERQHIVFNHCRDKWLIEIFRCLYWLNPFVYWLRRQLYLLHEYQVDEVLANRYGNSGYARFLLTQTQQPCPTGLQSSLFKNRHELVERVQVMMSKPSSKKARWQYVLTIPLLGLSLLFYSFINPPKSSWFSASLKEGSNRSKTIILDPGHGGKDTGGISSFGLEEKSLTWETCLLLKQELERKGHKVVLSRAADEYKLLRDRSNVEGDLLLSIHFDNVKGKQSLPIRILYQSGVSHTMLEELNRKFAFSLGQMLQQNGLAAGTPAINTKLAILRGAKIPALLLELENINAIDKNVKPEFIHKLAQAIDQSFED; encoded by the coding sequence ATGAATAGCTTACTTTATTATTTATTTGAAGTTAACTGCAGTCTGGTAATCGGGGCAGTTCTTTATTTTCTGGTATTCAGACAGCTTTCATTTTTTCAATGGAACCGTTATTTTATCCTAGGTTTATGTTTGTTGAGTCTGCTTCTGCCATTTGGAACTGTACGTTTGGGCGAATTATTTCTTCCGTCGGCAAGTCCGGCTCTCGCTTTTGGACAATCCAATACACTAACTCATTCCATCGGAACTGCGAGTGGTCTCGTGTCAGAAGTAGAAATGGCCGATTCTTTCTGGCACTCCTTTTCGATCGGATATGGCATTGCTTATGGTTATCTGCTTGTATCTTTTGTATTGTTGTGCCGCTTTGCGTTTCGCTATATCCGCTTATACCGTCGAATTGGACAGTTAAGTCAGTATAAATTTGACGGATTTACAATGGTTGCTCCTTTTGGACATTATGCGAATTGTTCTGTGCAGCATGTCATTGTTATGGAAGAGGATCAGCTCGATACGTCAGAAGGAAAATTGATTTTTGAGCATGAGCGTCAGCATATTGTTTTTAACCATTGCCGGGATAAATGGTTGATAGAAATTTTTCGTTGCCTTTATTGGCTAAATCCATTTGTTTATTGGTTGCGTAGACAGCTGTATTTGCTGCATGAATATCAGGTTGACGAGGTATTGGCCAATCGATATGGTAACAGCGGCTATGCCCGTTTTCTACTGACTCAAACACAGCAGCCATGTCCCACTGGGTTGCAGAGTAGTTTATTTAAGAATAGACATGAGTTGGTGGAGCGGGTACAGGTTATGATGTCAAAACCTTCCTCCAAAAAGGCAAGATGGCAGTACGTATTGACCATTCCATTACTAGGTCTTTCACTGTTATTTTACTCTTTTATTAATCCGCCGAAGAGTTCTTGGTTTTCTGCTTCTTTAAAAGAAGGAAGTAATCGGTCTAAAACGATCATCCTTGACCCCGGACATGGAGGAAAAGACACGGGTGGTATTTCATCTTTCGGATTGGAAGAAAAATCATTGACCTGGGAAACCTGTTTGCTTTTGAAACAGGAGCTGGAGCGCAAGGGGCACAAAGTCGTATTGTCAAGAGCGGCTGATGAATATAAATTACTCAGAGACCGATCGAACGTTGAAGGGGATTTATTGTTATCAATCCATTTCGACAATGTAAAGGGCAAACAATCTCTTCCTATACGAATATTATATCAGTCGGGGGTTAGTCATACGATGCTAGAAGAACTTAACCGCAAATTTGCGTTTAGTTTGGGCCAAATGTTGCAACAGAATGGACTGGCTGCGGGTACTCCAGCGATAAATACAAAGCTTGCAATTTTACGCGGTGCTAAAATACCGGCGCTTCTCCTTGAGCTGGAGAACATCAATGCCATTGATAAAAACGTAAAACCTGAATTTATCCATAAACTAGCACAGGCTATAGACCAAAGCTTTGAAGACTAA
- a CDS encoding mandelate racemase/muconate lactonizing enzyme family protein, with product MKITEIEIYRLSIPMEPFVIATGTMDYAQNTFIRIYTDANIYGVGECSAFPMIVGETQDTCLVLARDFAKIWKGRDPLAIEERLAELDLYIAGNKTIKSAFDMALHDLAAKHAGLPLYQFLKGAKREITTDITLGIASPEEMALKAKRLQSEGAVMLKVKLGKDPKTDIARIREIRKAVGFEMPIRVDANQGWSYEEALEALQGLEPYKIQFCEQPMRTWDDEYLPQLRAETIVPVMADESVYSQHDAERLCKADACDYINIKFSKSGGIQEALKINHIAAEYGITCMIGGMLESRLALAAKVHFAYAAPNVKFFDLDTCMVGHLKDPVIGGIQYDGYKIHISDQIGIGADMEQTFLDQCEKWII from the coding sequence ATGAAAATAACTGAAATTGAAATTTATCGACTAAGCATTCCTATGGAACCTTTTGTTATCGCAACAGGGACGATGGATTATGCGCAAAATACTTTTATACGTATATATACAGATGCTAATATATATGGTGTGGGCGAATGTTCTGCCTTTCCGATGATCGTAGGAGAAACACAAGATACTTGTTTAGTTCTGGCAAGGGATTTTGCAAAGATTTGGAAGGGGCGCGATCCTTTGGCTATAGAAGAGCGTTTGGCAGAATTGGACCTATATATCGCCGGTAACAAGACGATCAAATCAGCTTTTGATATGGCCTTGCATGATCTGGCGGCCAAACATGCTGGTCTGCCACTTTATCAATTTCTAAAGGGAGCGAAGCGAGAGATTACGACAGATATCACCTTGGGAATTGCGTCTCCAGAAGAGATGGCGTTGAAAGCAAAACGTTTACAGAGCGAAGGTGCGGTCATGTTGAAAGTTAAGTTGGGAAAGGATCCAAAAACAGATATTGCGCGTATACGTGAAATACGTAAGGCTGTTGGATTCGAAATGCCTATTCGTGTTGATGCAAACCAAGGCTGGTCTTATGAGGAGGCATTAGAAGCATTACAGGGGTTGGAACCTTATAAGATACAATTTTGCGAGCAACCGATGCGTACATGGGACGACGAATATTTACCGCAATTGCGTGCAGAAACAATTGTTCCCGTGATGGCGGATGAATCCGTTTATTCTCAACATGACGCAGAGCGTCTCTGCAAAGCGGATGCTTGCGATTATATCAATATTAAATTTTCGAAATCAGGAGGCATACAGGAAGCCTTAAAAATTAATCATATTGCCGCGGAATACGGTATTACTTGTATGATCGGAGGGATGTTGGAATCTCGCTTGGCTTTAGCAGCTAAAGTACATTTCGCTTATGCTGCACCGAATGTCAAGTTTTTTGATCTGGACACCTGTATGGTTGGCCATCTGAAGGACCCTGTTATAGGTGGGATTCAATATGATGGATACAAAATACATATCTCAGACCAAATTGGAATCGGAGCAGATATGGAACAGACATTTTTAGATCAATGCGAGAAATGGATCATTTAA
- a CDS encoding deoxyhypusine synthase family protein produces the protein MSTQKGPISQFIEHNYRHFNAAALVDAAKGYEEHLLDGGKMLISLGGAMSTAELGVSLAEMIRQDKVHFISCTGANLEEDVMNLVAHSHYKRIPNYRDLTAEQERELLDNHYNRVTDTCIPEEEAFRRLQKHLEDVWHAAEAKGERYLPHEFLYQVVNSGVLEQYYEIDPKDSWIVAAAEKNLPIVCPGWEDSTTGNIFASNVIKGKLKASTVKSGIEYMIYLTEWYRNNSAGKGVGFFQIAGGISGDFPICVVPMMYQDLEWEEVPFWAYFCQISDSTTSYGSYSGAVPNEKITWGKLDIDTPKFIVESDATIVAPLIFSYILGH, from the coding sequence ATGAGTACTCAAAAAGGACCTATTTCTCAATTTATTGAGCATAATTACCGTCACTTTAACGCAGCTGCATTAGTAGACGCTGCAAAAGGTTACGAGGAGCATCTGTTGGATGGTGGAAAAATGTTGATCTCTTTGGGAGGTGCAATGTCTACTGCCGAATTGGGTGTTTCTTTAGCAGAAATGATCCGTCAAGATAAAGTACACTTTATTTCTTGTACTGGTGCCAATTTGGAAGAGGACGTGATGAACCTTGTCGCACACTCACACTACAAAAGAATTCCGAATTATAGAGATTTGACAGCTGAGCAAGAAAGAGAGCTATTGGATAATCACTATAATCGCGTTACAGATACTTGTATTCCAGAAGAGGAAGCTTTTCGTCGTCTGCAAAAACATCTCGAGGATGTTTGGCATGCTGCTGAAGCTAAAGGTGAGCGTTACTTACCACATGAGTTTCTTTATCAAGTTGTTAACTCAGGTGTGTTGGAACAATATTATGAGATCGACCCAAAAGATTCTTGGATTGTTGCAGCAGCTGAGAAAAATTTACCGATCGTATGTCCGGGATGGGAAGATTCAACGACAGGTAATATCTTCGCTTCCAATGTGATAAAAGGTAAATTGAAAGCAAGTACAGTAAAATCGGGTATCGAATACATGATTTACTTGACAGAGTGGTACCGTAACAACTCCGCAGGTAAAGGTGTTGGATTTTTCCAAATCGCAGGCGGTATTTCTGGTGACTTCCCAATCTGTGTAGTTCCGATGATGTATCAGGATCTTGAATGGGAAGAAGTGCCTTTTTGGGCTTATTTCTGTCAGATTTCAGATTCAACAACTTCGTATGGTTCTTATTCTGGTGCTGTTCCAAACGAGAAAATCACTTGGGGCAAATTAGATATTGATACACCTAAATTTATCGTGGAATCTGACGCGACGATCGTTGCGCCATTAATTTTCTCCTATATCTTAGGTCATTAA